In Colias croceus chromosome 12, ilColCroc2.1, one genomic interval encodes:
- the LOC123696092 gene encoding PAN2-PAN3 deadenylation complex catalytic subunit PAN2: MAYHYSDMGMTPDLMNEQYIPEYARSYMIQNPDADYEVRSSVLVDGGDRFGVSAVTFDKFEELIWMGNAGGHVTSYHGPQMTKYTSFQVHMTEEIRDIITLEQGLFILSKTQLRHQIRRGLPKHTHTSVNMTEMQCLFQPSPTKLLMGGHQDKLIDFDVTKMTESVIPIPEDGCAVLRSGGGSLVACGSANGTVSLRDLRTPMVAQHTFKAHTACLSDLDMQGDLLITSGFAQSATMAVPEQYVVVWDVRHLKGTGAWTIPVASPPFLLHFLPAISGRALAMSSAGHVALLHVNDRSESEKQSVFQVDTQGSFCSVMDVSGTSQAFVFGDQAGHLHLFSSKHNNEPVFNNFSRETEFATPVRLPYASINDPSFRFSSVPLPPLTTGTKWFHELPEEFFKKVFRKPKPIDPEVLKTMKMKGPIGYAPNPGTRRRNEYPYIDDNMEDLHRCRLHDTSANAKPIPKEYQKLEIIYNKNEPNEELENCNRTGLPGIEATLPNSYCNPMIQILYNMPPLKSTLIAHTCAKEFCLTCELGFLFRMLDTSGGAPCQANNFLRAFRTVPEAAALGLILPDRGTDRKVDLVALIQSWNRFILHQIHYELLETRKKEKELAILAQNASPPKPARLKNNLKKQMNGQFEEYQYTELEFLGPSEYDHEYKNGLDEKWKENGIDEGSVGMENLQCSMDKELSNHTNSEREESEISKLFAIARQQLNRCLKCNKEEERESVVLACALQYASSRDGERTCGFLELVRASLCARRSTPAWCERCSRFTPTTQRGRLMRLPPILAINCGGVSAEEKAYWTKGPPKEMIVDPMKRSGNGKPCRYGLHCARPGCRFKHPERPSSSTQVNSKSETQDINCIIPLHLHIRLQSDGDIVINDKLETQTDKQDKHKKKPNCTHSDAEYTLTAVVLCIEDNPKNLVAYVRIADKGDANWYLYNDLSIVQVAAEEVSQFSPWWKSPCVLFYTSSRVLHAKDMKTLS; encoded by the exons ATGGCTTACCATTACTCTGATATGGGTATGACACCAGATTTAATGAATG AACAATACATTCCGGAGTATGCTAGATCATACATGATCCAAAACCCCGATGCTGATTATGAGGTCCGTAGTTCAGTGCTGGTCGATGGTGGAGATAGATTTGGTGTTTCAGCTGTGACATTTGATAAATTTGAAGAATTGATATGGATGGGCAATGCTGGT GGCCATGTAACATCATATCACGGACCACAGATGACAAAGTATACTTCATTTCAAGTTCACATGACGGAAGAAATAAGGGACATTATAACCCTTGAGCAGGGTCTATTCATATTGTCTAAAACACAGCTGCGGCATCAGATTCGCAGGGGACTGCCTAAACATACTCACac TTCAGTGAACATGACCGAAATGCAGTGTCTCTTCCAACCAAGCCCTACAAAATTGCTGATGGGTGGACACCAAGACAAACTCATTGATTTTGATGTCACCAAGATGACTGAATCCGTtatt CCGATTCCAGAGGACGGTTGTGCCGTACTCCGTAGCGGGGGTGGATCACTAGTGGCTTGCGGTAGTGCGAACGGAACGGTGTCATTGCGAGATCTCAGAACTCCGATGGTAGCGCAACACACTTTCAAGGCGCATACCGCGTGCCTGTCCGATTTGGATATGCAAGGGGATCTGCTTATTACATCTGGGTTCGCTCAATC TGCTACAATGGCAGTACCAGAACAATACGTAGTTGTATGGGACGTGCGTCACCTCAAAGGAACCGGTGCATGGACGATCCCCGTTGCTTCACCACCGTTCCTCCTGCACTTCCTACCAGCTATATCGGGCAGGGCTCTGGCCATGTCCAGCGCGGGACACGTGGCCCTGTTGCATGTGAACGATAGGAGCGAGTCGGAAAAGCAGTCAGTGTTCCAG GTGGACACACAAGGTTCATTCTGCAGTGTGATGGATGTGTCTGGAACGAGCCAAGCTTTTGTATTTGGGGATCAAGCTGGCCATCTGCATTTGTTCTcatctaaacataataatgagCCAGTTTTCAATAACTTCTCTCG AGAAACAGAGTTTGCAACACCGGTGAGGTTGCCATACGCGAGTATAAACGACCCGTCGTTCAGATTCTCGTCAGTCCCGCTGCCGCCGCTCACAACTGGCACTAAATGGTTCCATGAACTGCCTGAGGAGTTCTTCAAGAAGGTGTTCAG AAAGCCAAAGCCGATAGATCCGGAAGTATTGAAGACCATGAAAATGAAAGGACCCATTGGGTATGCGCCTAACCCGGGAACAAGACGGCGTAATGag tatCCATACATAGATGATAATATGGAAGACTTGCATAGATGCAGACTTCATGACACCTCAGCGAATGCAAAACCAATTCCGAAGGAATATCAGAAG TTGGAAATCATATACAACAAGAATGAACCAAATGAAGAATTGGAGAACTGCAATAGAACTGGCCTGCCGGGCATTGAAGCCACACTACCTAACTCATACTGCAATCCTATGATACAG ATCCTGTACAACATGCCACCATTGAAGTCGACGCTGATAGCTCATACTTGCGCCAAGGAGTTTTGTCTCACTTGTGAATTAG GTTTCCTATTCCGAATGTTAGACACGTCCGGAGGAGCTCCGTGCCAAGCGAATAACTTCTTACGTGCATTTCGCACTGTGCCCGAAGCTGCCGCGTTGGGACTTATACTCCCCGATCGAGGGACTGATAGGAAAGTCGATCTTGTTGCCTTGATACAG AGTTGGAACAGATTTATTCTTCATCAAATACATTACGAGCTTCTGGAAACGCGTAAGAAAGAAAAAGAGCTAGCTATATTGGCTCAGAACGCTAGTCCGCCGAAACCGGCAAGATTAAAGAATAACCTGAAGAAGCAAATGAATGGACAATTCGAAGAGTACCAGTATACGGAATTGGAATTCCTCGGTCCTTCTGAATATGACCACGAATATAAGAACGGATTGGACGAGAAGTGGAAAGAAAATGGGATTGATGAAG GAAGCGTTGGCATGGAGAATCTCCAATGCTCAATGGACAAAGAACTGTCGAATCACACAAACTCCGAGAGAGAAGAGTCTGAAATTTCGAAGCTATTTGCGATCGCGCGGCAACAGTTGAATAGGTGTCTTAAGTGTAATAAGGAG GAAGAACGCGAGTCCGTAGTACTGGCTTGCGCGCTTCAGTACGCGTCGAGCCGTGACGGCGAGCGCACGTGCGGGTTCCTCGAGCTCGTGCGTGCGTCGCTCTGTGCGAGACGATCGACTCCCGCGTGGTGTGAACGGTGTTCGAGGTTTACACCTACTACGCAGAGAGGAAGGCTTATGAG GTTGCCGCCAATTTTAGCGATCAATTGCGGAGGAGTATCTGCTGAAGAAAAGGCTTATTGGACGAAGGGACCTCCGAAGGAAATG atagtTGATCCAATGAAACGCAGCGGTAACGGAAAACCGTGTCGCTACGGGTTACACTGCGCTCGGCCCGGGTGCAGATTCAAACATCCAGAAAG GCCGTCTAGTTCTACGCAGGTTAATTCAAAGAGCGAGACGCAAGACATCAACTGTATCATTCCGTTGCACTTGCACATACGGCTGCAATCTGATGGTGATATTGTTATTAACGACAAG CTCGAAAcgcaaacagacaaacaggaTAAACACAAAAAGAAGCCGAATTGCACGCACTCGGACGCCGAGTACACGTTAACCGCAGTGGTGCTTTGTATCGAGGATAATCCGAAGAATCTCGTCGCGTATGTAAGAATAGCGGACAAGGGAGACGCGAATTGGTATCTGTACAATGATTTGAG CATAGTACAAGTAGCAGCGGAAGAAGTGTCCCAATTCAGCCCGTGGTGGAAGTCCCCATGCGTGTTGTTCTACACGAGCTCGCGGGTGTTGCACGCGAAGGACATGAAAACGCTCTCCTAG
- the LOC123696461 gene encoding dynactin subunit 5 yields the protein MELQDTYYNKSEYVETASGNKVSRQTVLCGSQNIVLHGKVIVQSDAIIRGDLANVKTGRFCIISKGSVLRPPFKKFSKGVAFFPLQMGDHVFVGENTVVNAAVVGSYVYIGKNVVIGRRCVLKDCCMIEDNSVLPAETVVPSFARYSGSPARLMTTLPEATPDLMTEFTKSYYQHFLPTTAVN from the exons ATGGAACTTCAAGATACGTATTACAACAAATCTGAATACGTCGAAACA GCCTCAGGTAACAAAGTCAGTCGTCAGACCGTATTATGTGGTTCTCAAAATATAGTTCTACATGGAAAAGTTATTGTACAAAGTGATGCTATTATAAGAGGAGATCTAGCAAATGTAAAAACAGGAAGATTTTGCATAATAAGCAAAGGTTCGGTTCTAAGGCCACCATTTAAGAAGTTCAGTAAAGG TGTAGCCTTTTTCCCTCTACAAATGGGTGATCATGTATTTGTTGGTGAAAATACTGTTGTGAATGCAGCGGTAGTTGGTTCATATGTATATATTGGAAAAAATGTAGTCATT GGGCGAAGATGTGTACTCAAAGATTGTTGTATGATTGAAGATAACTCAGTGTTACCAGCTGAAACAGTGGTCCCTTCTTTTGCGAGATATTCTGGCAGTCCAGCAAGATTAATGACAACATTGCCAGAAGCTACTCCCGATTTAATGACTGAGTTTACCAAAAGCTATTATCAGCACTTTTTACCTACAACCGCAGTGAATTAA
- the LOC123696221 gene encoding uncharacterized protein LOC123696221 yields the protein MDRYIIRERRAEAEYPQGNQMIAFSPTSTGGNNITMYNHQYPSAQCMSGNYVHPQMTAPISTFGNQSNVGVVSGIDPRYLAAYNDNNATFIAGISGKQMQMEANSIPMNTFGSDYQNRSFVGAQKFENKAYLHKPSGNLKYPDVPRYKPPMNQGSNEIITENNRHSFQNKSNSDVLKKQSSVNAIKDDNKVQVKTRSEKLKELNKSGPRAFSGPVEKILKWHKSLQDIGVLVLYEIVAKCVNIRAGESCAKNLLVRDENGPAMQVVYYEIDFLLPELKPPCTVRIVGRMVAGTNRFQAFNVRLASGDDVATLPRRAAVAAHHVAKLCKDFGNNTENK from the exons ATGGACAGATATATTATTAGAGAAAGAAGAGCTGAAGCAG AGTACCCCCAGGGAAATCAAATGATTGCGTTTTCACCAACTAGCACAGgaggaaataatattactat GTATAACCACCAATACCCGAGCGCTCAATGTATGAGCGGGAACTACGTGCATCCGCAAATGACTGCTCCAATAAGCACGTTCGGAAAT caAAGTAATGTTGGCGTTGTTTCGGGCATTGACCCCCGGTATTTGGCTGCGTATAATGACAATAATGCAACCTTTATAGCAG GAATATCTGGGAAACAGATGCAAATGGAAGCGAATTCAATTCCAATGAATACGTTCGGTAGCGATTATCAGAATCGCAGTTTTGTCGGCGCTCAAAAGTTCGAAAATAAAGCTTATCTGCACAAGCCTTCTGGCA ATTTGAAATATCCTGATGTGCCTCGATATAAACCTCCGATGAACCAGGGAAGCAATGAAATAATTACGGAAAATAACCGACATTCATTTCAAAACAAATCCAATTCTG atGTTTTGAAGAAACAATCGTCGGTTAATGCAATCAAGGATGACAACAAAGTTCAAGTTAAAACTCGGTCTGAGAAACTAAAG GAACTGAACAAAAGCGGCCCAAGAGCGTTCTCTGGTCCTGTGGAGAAGATTTTAAAATGGCATAAAAGTTTACAAGACATTGGAGTATTGGTGCTGTATGAAATTGTTG caaAATGTGTGAACATAAGAGCCGGTGAGTCGTGCGCCAAGAACTTGCTAGTGAGAGATGAGAATGGCCCTGCGATGCAAGTCGTTTATTACGAAATAGATTTCCTCTTGCCCGAACTGAAACCGCCGTGCACTGTCCG CATCGTAGGTCGAATGGTCGCAGGTACAAATCGTTTCCAAGCTTTCAATGTCCGCCTTGCGTCTGGCGACGACGTTGCGACGTTGCCGCGTCGTGCAGCAGTCGCAGCACATCACGTCGCTAAATTATGCAAAGATTTTGGGAATaacactgaaaataaataa